One window of the Mycobacterium sp. SVM_VP21 genome contains the following:
- the ltrA gene encoding group II intron reverse transcriptase/maturase, protein MAQDASVNSGAGPRADTAPERVARTQIKYHRWAKTDRTTRFGDLFNLVSHPDYLWMAWTVVARNKGARTAGIDGVTVHQIEQRGEVGAFLSGIAAGIDDGSYRPAPVRRVFIPKPGGKSRPLGIPTVTDRVVQQSLKMVLEPIFEADFLPVSYGFRPKRRAHDAVAEIHYYASRGYRWVLDADIEGCFDHIDHRVLLARVRARIADKKTVALVRAFLKAGVLDELGCRDGTDAGTPQGGIISPLLANIALSALDEAIMEPWQPGGDQATQGARRQRVRHGLGNWRIVRYADDFVIMTNGSRDDVLALKEQVTEVLSGLGLKLSEAKTRITHLEQGIDFLGFHLQWKQRRGGGKWYCMTFIADKAFRSIKQTLRQLIPRRSPRPLTAVITEVNAALRGWTYYFRHALAGRRFSFLRYFTWRRFVAWQREQHRWNWSKVKRWLRRPDGSWKTITTPSAVLFDPTKVRIERYWYRGSKIPSPYDPTIAA, encoded by the coding sequence ATGGCGCAAGATGCGTCGGTGAACTCCGGCGCCGGGCCTCGGGCAGACACTGCACCGGAGCGGGTAGCGCGGACGCAGATCAAGTATCACCGGTGGGCCAAGACCGACCGCACGACGCGGTTCGGGGACTTGTTCAACCTGGTGTCACACCCGGACTACCTATGGATGGCATGGACGGTGGTGGCACGCAACAAGGGAGCTCGCACTGCTGGGATTGATGGTGTGACAGTGCATCAGATCGAACAGCGCGGCGAGGTCGGGGCGTTCCTGTCTGGGATCGCTGCGGGTATCGACGACGGCTCGTATCGGCCCGCGCCGGTGCGGCGGGTGTTCATTCCCAAGCCGGGTGGAAAGTCTCGCCCGTTGGGTATCCCGACCGTGACCGACCGGGTGGTGCAGCAGTCGTTGAAGATGGTGCTGGAACCGATCTTCGAGGCCGACTTTCTGCCGGTCTCCTACGGTTTCCGGCCCAAGCGGCGAGCCCATGACGCGGTCGCCGAGATCCATTACTACGCTTCGCGCGGGTACCGGTGGGTGTTGGACGCTGACATCGAAGGATGTTTCGACCATATCGACCACCGGGTGCTGCTCGCGCGGGTGCGGGCACGGATCGCGGACAAGAAGACCGTGGCACTGGTACGCGCGTTTCTCAAGGCCGGTGTGCTCGATGAGCTCGGCTGCCGAGACGGTACTGATGCCGGAACGCCTCAGGGTGGGATCATCTCACCGCTGCTGGCCAACATCGCATTGTCCGCTCTGGACGAGGCGATCATGGAACCGTGGCAGCCCGGGGGTGACCAGGCCACGCAAGGGGCTCGTCGCCAACGGGTTCGCCACGGATTGGGCAACTGGCGGATCGTGCGCTACGCCGACGACTTCGTCATCATGACCAACGGCAGCAGGGACGACGTACTCGCCTTGAAAGAGCAAGTCACCGAGGTGCTCAGCGGGCTGGGCCTCAAACTTTCTGAGGCCAAGACCCGTATCACGCACCTTGAGCAGGGGATCGACTTCCTCGGCTTTCATCTCCAGTGGAAGCAACGTCGAGGTGGCGGCAAGTGGTACTGCATGACCTTTATCGCCGATAAGGCGTTCCGGTCGATCAAGCAGACCCTTCGTCAGTTGATCCCCCGCCGGTCTCCTCGGCCTCTCACGGCAGTAATCACCGAGGTCAACGCGGCACTGCGCGGTTGGACGTATTACTTCCGCCACGCGCTGGCTGGGCGGCGGTTCTCCTTCCTGCGGTACTTCACGTGGCGAAGGTTCGTGGCCTGGCAGCGCGAGCAGCATCGCTGGAACTGGTCGAAGGTCAAACGATGGCTGCGTCGTCCTGACGGCAGTTGGAAAACCATCACGACCCCAAGCGCGGTCCTGTTCGACCCCACGAAAGTGCGGATCGAACGCTATTGGTACCGCGGGAGCAAGATCCCCAGTCCCTACGACCCGACCATAGCTGCCTAA